TGCCAATCCCCGCCCAATCCCCGCCAAACGGCCCCGTGTTTTCGGCTCTTAATCGGGGCCCGCGCGCACCTGGACTCCTATGCAAGGACGTAGGGCCATATGTCCTCGACGGCGGTTAAGTCGATCCGTGTTCGGCGCGCCACTGCGCGAACCAATCCTTTCGGTTGATCGCGGCGCCCGTTTTCACTACGCTTAGCGCGCATGTTTCGTTTGCGGCAGCAATTCCCCGATTGTGTTCCGGAGAAGGGCGCGTTCCGCCGCGCAACGACATTCGCGAAACCGTCCTGGAGGGATTCAGATGTTTCGAAGACGCATTTCCCGCAGACGTTTCCTGGGCGCCGCGGCCGCGGCAGCCCTGGGTCCAATGATATTGCCGCAGGGCGTGCTGGCAGCCCCCGGAAGGCCCGGCGCCAATGACCGCATCGTCATCGGGCAGATCGGCGTGGGCGGCATGGGCCGGTACCATCTCGGGCGGCTCCGCGACAGCATCGTGGCCATCTGCGACGTGGACGATAACCAGATTGCGGAGGCCATGAAGACCGCACGGCCGGAAACCCAGACGTGCAAGGATTACCGGCGCATCCTGGACCGCAACGATATCGACGCAGTCCTCGTAACCGCGCCCGACCATTGGCACGGGGTCATGACGGTGCAGGCATGCCAGGCGGGCAAGGACGTTTACGTCGAGAAGCCCGCGAGCGTGACCATCGAGGAAGGCCGCGCCATGGTCGAGGCCGCGCGCAGGTACGGCCGCGTCGTGCAGGTCGGCTCACAGGGACGTTCCATGCCAAACGCGTGGAGGATATGTGCCTACCTGCGTAACGGCGAAATCGGAAAGGTCTCGCGGGTCGAATGCTGGCACTACGAGAATCCCGTCGGCGGCGACCCGAGGAAGAACGGCCCCGCGCCGGACAATCTGGATTGGGATATGTGGCTCGGTCCCGCCCGCTGGGTACCCTACAACCCTGAACGGGTCCATTTCAATTTCCGGTGGTTCCTGGACTTCGGAGGCGGCCAGGTGCGCGACCGCGGCGCCCACGTGCTCAGTCTTGCCAGTTGGTTCCTCGACCTCGACGACAAAGGCCCGGTGCGCGTGACGGCAGTGGGAGAACCGCCCCAGGAAGGCCTCTATGACTGCCCAACGACCATGGAAGTCGCCTGGGAGTTCAAGGAGCCTGAGCTCACCATTG
The DNA window shown above is from Candidatus Hydrogenedentota bacterium and carries:
- a CDS encoding Gfo/Idh/MocA family oxidoreductase, with the protein product MFRRRISRRRFLGAAAAAALGPMILPQGVLAAPGRPGANDRIVIGQIGVGGMGRYHLGRLRDSIVAICDVDDNQIAEAMKTARPETQTCKDYRRILDRNDIDAVLVTAPDHWHGVMTVQACQAGKDVYVEKPASVTIEEGRAMVEAARRYGRVVQVGSQGRSMPNAWRICAYLRNGEIGKVSRVECWHYENPVGGDPRKNGPAPDNLDWDMWLGPARWVPYNPERVHFNFRWFLDFGGGQVRDRGAHVLSLASWFLDLDDKGPVRVTAVGEPPQEGLYDCPTTMEVAWEFKEPELTIVWAQPGKVPEGTEAKFGAVYYGDKGSLTVGGGDGGGLGTPADAYEPPANSVEVYRSPGHHEDWFECIKTRQHPIMDIAPAHTVAKLCIMANIAYRLGRPLEWDHANERFIGDEQANRMLGNSGRGPWHI